ATCTTTTTGTTTGTTAATGAATCCTGTATGGATCACTATCCCGCCCTGCTGAACTtgttcaaaaataataataatttaatcCACGAGAGGACACAATGAGCAGCAGGATATGTAATGAGTACTGGTTGCAAAGCGTAGTTTTCTTTAGGATTTTACATTCATGGATTGCTGGTCTCTGTGATTTGTAAGGAAAGCGTACGAGAAACCATAGGAACAGGATTTCCCACTATTTATCCATTTGATCCAAAGCATTGAACCATAGGAAAAATGGAAGAACTTTTCTTTGGTTTGAGTTCTATATAGGAAAATCGAAGGAATTTTACAATCCGGTGAAATTTCTTTTTTACATTCCTATGCACAAAGAACAAGGCAAAATGCCAAAAGTGGCATAATATTATCTTTATCTTACCTTTGCATAAGTTGTAATCTTAATTTGACCATGATTTTCTAGGATTACTGTGTTTTTCCTattcctacgaatcaaacaaccaattaCGCACATTTATGCGTTTTCACAGTCCTCTATTTTGCAGATGTAACCATATCCTATTCATGTGGTTTTTAAaccctgtgaatcaaagaggcagTAGAAAAAACAGGTGAATGTAAAGGAATGGATCTCCACCGATAGCAGGCTTCACATCCCAGCTTGTACTGACGGGCTATGTTGTCGAGCCGATGTATTGCACTATGAACTCTCTTTCTCTCTTaattaatgaatgaggcaaatcttttgcctttgtttaaaaaaattaaaaaaaatcccagCTTGCCAGGGATGAGGGCACAAGTTCTACAGCTTACAAAATGGGATCCCTTTAGTTACACTGAAATAAAAATCTTCCAGCAGGTTTATCAAACACAAAATGCACCTCTACACAGCCAAAGGGAGCCTTCCATGTCCCAGTCAGATTTAGCTATGATATGTTTAAATAgcaatttcatttttttaaacatagaCCAATTACATTTTCTTTTCAGATCCTGCCAGCAAGCGAAATGTTGCCAGGATAGAAAGAATGACATGTCATCCTGACTTCTAGCTACGCAATTCTCATTATTTCCTATCCCCAGGAAAATATCTTAAAAAACAGAGATGATGTATGCCCGATAAATTACACAATGGAATAGTTGTAAATAGGCCAATCAACAAGCCGGAATAACATAGTCGTATGATCATTCCAGAAAACACAATTTACTACAGAGAAGTATTATTCTTCCTAACATAACATAACTTAATATGTGTGGGATGCAGTCTGAGCTCTGAAATCTTACAGATAATGAATAAATACATGTGAGCTTCCCGTTTTTCTATCCTGCCTCGCCGTAaatgagaagaaaagaaaaggcaaaaatAATCATCCTCTATTCGAAAATCTTCCCACCAGTTGAGAAGATCAAGAAAATGACTGAACTAAAAATACAGAGGTATGCTGGAACAAAAAAGACTGTTTTCCAGGTTTCGGAGTTCGTTAGATCCATGTTAGAGGCCTTTGCAGCCTCCAGAATATTTCCCGTGAGACCAACGCCAACTATCCCAGCCAATGTCCCAGCTGTATTTGAAACCCCCATCACTATGCCGGcgaactttggagcaacatccatgTGATTCACTGCAAACCCTGCTCTTCCTAGAGCCAGAAAACCAAGGGATACAGATGAACAGATCACAGTCCCTGAGGGCGTCCCGAATGAAGGAAGGGCCATAAGTGCAACAGCCGAGACAACAAACCCAATGGTGTTAAGGAGCTTCCTTGTCTTGGTAACTGATAAGATCCTCTTTGTAATCAAGTGATCAGCAACCACTCCACCAATGTTGGAGAATATAAACATGTTGAAATAGGGAAGCATCTTTGACGATCCCATATCCTGGAGGCTGAGCTTAAGGGCCAGTTCGAAATAGGTAGGCAGCCAGTTCATGATAACATACAAGGCATAGTGGAAGGTGAAGTTGTTCACGACAATTGCCCAAACAGGTAGACTGAAGATAATTCTTCGCCATGGTATCTTTACAGTGCGAGGTGCAACAACCCCTGTTGATTGCGCCTTAATCTTCTCCCGAGATGCTACTTTTGGCATTGCCACTTTTGGAAGGTCAGTGCGAGGTGGCTCACTGGAGAACTTCAACCATATTACAGACCATGCTACTCCAAGTACTGCTTCGACTAAACATACAGATTGGGGTCCCATGTGCTTCACCAGACTTGGAAAAAACAGCATGCCACAAGCTGCCCCGAGGTACATCCCTGAGGTGGTTAACGACACTGAGCGAGAGCGCTCCTGCGGTGGCACCCATTGTGCCAGGACAGTGTGAATGGCAGGAAATATGAAACCTTGTGCTACACCAACAAAAAGGCGAGAAAGGACCAGAATGACTACTCTGTTGGGGTCCAGTGGAATTAGACCGCATATCAAAGACCATAACAGAAATGACAGCAGCAGAACACGTCTCCCTCCCAATCTCTGAGCTGCCCATCCACCAGGAATTTGCGACAGAACATAACCATAATAGAACATGGAGAGTATCAGGCCCTTGTTTGCTTGATTCACATTGATTGCATCAGCCGCAACGGTGTACGCAATCGAGAAACCCACACGCTCAATGTAACAGACATTTGTGCAGATGAATGTCAGCAACACTATGACATAACGCTTTGGGACCTTCATCCTCGGCATCACTAGTTAACTGGAGATGAACCTCAAAGTGTTGTAGCAGTCTCAATCAGGCCGCCACTTGCTGACCTCCCACGAATATTTACCAGGGTTTACCATAAACCTGTCTTTCTTCCTTCCATCTCTAGGGATACTAAGATCTGAAACAGACAAAACACTGATCATTCACCGGTATGAAACAATATGGGGCTTCTTCAGCCGTGCTTCATATGTCCATAGCAGTTTACTGATCTCATGAGCAATTTAACACAGGCAAAACACTATATGCTGCACAATAACTCAAGCTACCTGCTCAGTGTAGATGGAAAGACCAGCATCGCTCAGTTAGATGAATCAGGACTTGAACTATGCCTACCATTATGCAATGTGCGAAAAGGTTTGGAATCCTACACTATCATCAACTATGGTTGAAATGCAAACTGCAATTTGCAGGACATGTGGTTTTGACTGTCACAGCCTTTACATCCCAAAAGAACTAACTACACATTGGCAAAAATTCTAGAGATCCGAGTAAGCAGGCCCAAGTAGGTCGGTTCAAGATTTTCCCACCTCTGAGACAGATTCGCATCTAAAAAGATCCCAACTTGCGAGACCTTAACCGAAAACTTGCAGCATTCACCACCAACCTCCGGCGCCGCACCTGATCGCCCAGAGATCTGATACTCAAAGCCCCAAATCCTAACCAAAATTCGTCACACTCTCCAGCCCTTTGGCGCCAAACAAGCGCGAGGGTggagaaaaaggggggagaaagcgtCGGGAGCGGGAAGCAGCGGGGAGCGGGCAACTACCTCGAGATCCCGGAGTCGTGTGGCGCCGCCTCCTGTGGGGACTGGGGTGCCCGGCCTCGCACTTGCCgtcgcgggcggcgacggcgggcaaCGGAGGTGGAGGCGGGCCGCGTCGGTGAGTGCGatgccctgctgctgctgctgggctcgGCTGCGGCGGTGTGGTGTGGTGTGTTCAGTTTGGAGTCTCGTTTAACTTAACCGCGCGGAGGAGTGGAAATAGGAAAAAAGGGAGGAGGGTAGATCGAGAACGAGAGGTCAACTGTTCATCGGCACCATTCCCACCCCCCCTCTCGCCTGCGGGAAGCACGTGCGTAGTTGGGGAGATTAATCAAAGGGCAGTAATCTGCGCCGGTGTGCcagccgaaagtttcggccggtcgcATCGCAGCCGCCCGATTTACCTCTGTATTAACCGTCAAATCTAATCCTCACCAAGTCAACGCAGCTCATCTCTTCCTTCGCTAGTGTACACATCTAGCCGCCATGGATGAGCGAGGCACCCAGACTCGAGCACCACCGGGCTTGGCCGCCCCCGGCGCCGGTCACCGCCCTCGCCACCggttgccgccctcgccgccggtggCCACCTGTGTTTCATGCTGGCTCGGCGCATGCAGCAGCGTGTGCGCCGGTTGCAGCTCCCCCGGCGATGGTCGCAACTCCGCTGCGACGGTCGGAGTTGCGGCGGTGAAGATCACCGGACGCGCGCCCTCAAAGACGAGCTCACGTCTGAACCGAGGCAAGGCTTGAACCGTCGCACACCCTCTGTGTTGCAAACGTTGTTAAAAAAGCTTCAACCCCTGGATGGAAAAGCTTCAAGCCCtagatgaaaaagcttcaactggcACTGCGATTCACGAGGAGATACAACCGCTGACGCAAAATGCTTCAACCTtagatgaaaaaagtttcaaccagatgatagagagagagagctttAACCAAGGGCTGCTCAAAACAAAAAAGTTTCAATCGTTTACACAAAAGCTTCAACCGTGGACGGAAAAAGCTTCAACCGTGTATGAAAAAGTTTCAATCGTTAAGAAAGAAAGCTCCAACCTGACATTGCAACCAGAGAAAAGTTATGTGTTGTAGCAAAACGTGACGCCGGTCGTAGCAAAATGctatgccggttgtagcaaaatctATGCCGGTTCAAGCATGTAGCAAAACTGCAGCGTTTTGTcatcttcttccacctccagccgtcgctggttgaagcttttttttttGCATCGGTTGTAGCTTTCCAGACCGCCCGTTGCAACATCAAGGGGAGTCTCCCATGGTGCTCCCAGCTCGCCGTCGAGCTTCTAAGCCATGGGTGACTTGCATGTGAGCTCGCAGGTGATGCCCCCTATCATGGTAGCATCGGTGCTCAGCCCCATCGCGCGCGCGGCCATGGCTTATGAGCTCGTCGACTCAAACCGTGGTAGCAAAAGCGACGCCGATTGTAGCTGAGTGggatgccggttgtagcaaaatgtGACATTGGTTGTAGCACGTAGCACAAAACACGACGTCTGCAGTGTTGCTCGGAACAGCGCCGCCGTCCTCGCAGCTTGCTGTCACCATGCTCGCCATCCATGATGGCAGCTCTCCTGGGCACCAGTTGCAGCAGGAAACGACGCGGTTCCAGCTTCCGCCGAGGCTGGCGAGCGAGGACGGCGAACGGCGACGAGGACGGTCGGTGCGGGTGGCCACCGGCGATGAGGACGGCTGGCGGGGACGGCGaacggcgacgaggacggccaaCTGAGATAGGGACCGgcgagatgagagagagagagaggaagcagcgCAGCCGCGTGGGGCGTTTAATGGCGAGCGATTGGTGGGCCCGTCAGCCTCGTGTCCCATCCACGCGGAAAAAGGCTGGCCATACGATAGGAGGGGATCGCACGGGTCGCACGCGACCGGCCGAGTGGTTCGGCCGGCGCCCCGGCCCCAAACGTTTCCCTTAATCAAAGTAGGAGAGAATATCACATGGAAAAGTTTCGCTGAAAACCTTGTGGAAATGATGTTTTGAACTTTAGAAAAAAACTTAAAAAATACGAGATGTTAAGAATGTGATGTTCAATTAGCATGTGAAATTTCTACGTTCAGACGCATTACAAAATCAACATTGAGTAGCGTCGAATGGTAAACATCACTATTTATTGCTGAATTTGTTTTTTTCATGGCTCGTAATTGGTAATGTATTTGAACTTGAAATTTCGCACGGCATTAGAACATCACCCTCTTAACATCCtgtattttttttagatttttttgaaactttcaAATGTGATTTTCACGAAGTTTTCTTTGAAACTCGGTTTTCATGTGATATTATCTCATTGAAGTAGTAGAGTATGCGATTGTGATGGTACATCTTCGTCGTAATAATATGATCTTTCATTTTTTTAGCTCTTAGTCGCACGGAAATTAAACGCAGATGTCATCGGGTGTACCTCGCAATCTTTTTTGCATTGTGGTTTCCTTTCTTTTCGGCTCACGGTGCCAAACTCGCTCCCACCTGGTCTTGATCTAGATGAGGGGTTTCCACCCATCATGTTCCTTATCGCTAGTTGTGGGCGAGAGATGGAGGTAGAGAGCAAAGAGGAGCACCACGGTGCTCACAGTCACAGGCGTGGGAGAGATTGTAGGAGTGTCTCCTTTTGCGTGCCCTGGACGTCGTGGGTgtgattgttggggatcgtagcagaaatcaaaaaatttctacgcatcaccaagatcaatctatggagtttactagcaacgagagggaaggagtgcatctacatacccttgtagatcacgagcggaagcgttcaagtgaaaggggttgatggagtcgtactcgtcgtgatccaaatcaccgatgaccgagcgccaaacggacggcacctccgcgttcaacacacgtatggttgggaagacgtctcct
This DNA window, taken from Triticum aestivum cultivar Chinese Spring chromosome 1D, IWGSC CS RefSeq v2.1, whole genome shotgun sequence, encodes the following:
- the LOC123182591 gene encoding probable anion transporter 7; amino-acid sequence: MPRMKVPKRYVIVLLTFICTNVCYIERVGFSIAYTVAADAINVNQANKGLILSMFYYGYVLSQIPGGWAAQRLGGRRVLLLSFLLWSLICGLIPLDPNRVVILVLSRLFVGVAQGFIFPAIHTVLAQWVPPQERSRSVSLTTSGMYLGAACGMLFFPSLVKHMGPQSVCLVEAVLGVAWSVIWLKFSSEPPRTDLPKVAMPKVASREKIKAQSTGVVAPRTVKIPWRRIIFSLPVWAIVVNNFTFHYALYVIMNWLPTYFELALKLSLQDMGSSKMLPYFNMFIFSNIGGVVADHLITKRILSVTKTRKLLNTIGFVVSAVALMALPSFGTPSGTVICSSVSLGFLALGRAGFAVNHMDVAPKFAGIVMGVSNTAGTLAGIVGVGLTGNILEAAKASNMDLTNSETWKTVFFVPAYLCIFSSVIFLIFSTGGKIFE